In Pyxidicoccus xibeiensis, the genomic stretch TTCACGCCGCCGTACCAGGTGCCCTCCGGGTAGATGACGACGGAGACGCCGAACGCGCACGTGTCCAGGCACCCCGCCGCGTTGGCCCGCATGCGCCCCTTGAGCCCGCGCTTGTCGAGCTCCTCCTTGAAGGCGGCGCGCACCTCCTCCGCGCCCTTGCTGGCGCAGCACCCCTTGGGGTTCCCTTCCGGGCGGCGGTTGGTGCAGACGAAGACGTGGCTCTGGAACGGAGGAGGCATGTCCGCCTCCTAACGCGACGGAACGGTGAAATCGACGGCCCCGTTCACCAGCGGACCGCCCGGCCTCGCGCCTGGGTGCCGCTTCCTGGCCAGCCCACTTGGCCCACGTAGGATTCGTGCACAGACTGTCAGCAAACGTCTCCTAGTGATCACGGTTGTTTGCGTCGGAGTGACCATACATGACTCGCCATATGGTCTCGGGCAGTGCAAAGCACCTGTTGCTACCGTCGCGAAGTGGCTCTAGATCCGCCGTCCGCGCCACAGGCTGCTACAGGCAGGCAGCCAGCCGTAGCGCCCGTTCAAATAATCAACAAACCACAATTGGTAGTGTGTATGCCAGCGCCTAGCACTACTCATTGGGGAGGCGGTTTCTTGACGGGATTGCCACGGGGATCGTATCTATCCCCCGCCCGGCAGGCAGGCGGGCAATCCCCCAAGACAGTTCCAGGCGCTCGCGCGCCGTTCGAAGCGCTTCGAGAGCTGGCTCCGGAGTCACCCGCGGCTGTCCGCCGGTGATCACCGGATCCTTCGGAATCTCGCGGCCTTAGCGTTTTGCAAATTTTGCATCCGAACTCGCAGTGAATCCCCGCGGAGGTGGCGACATGGAGAAGGAGCTGAGCTCGAAGGCCAGTGTGAACGGCAAGGAGCGACGCAACGGGCGGAAGGGGAAGGCGGCTTCGACGGGCCTGACGGTGGAGCGGTTCTTCACGACGCCGGGGGTGGACCCGGCGGATGAGCTGGCCTGGGAGTACCGCAGCGCGGGCATCACCGGCGAGGACGGCAAGGCCGTCTTCGAGCAGAAGAACATCGAGGTGCCCAAGGCCTGGTCGATGCTGGCGACGAACGTCGTGGCGTCGAAGTACTTCCGGGGCACGCCGGGCACGGCGGAGCGCGAGTCGAGCGTGCGCAAGCTGGTGGCGCGGGTGGTGGACACCCTCACCCGCTGGGGCGTGGACGGCGGCTACTTCGCGTCGGAGACGGACCGC encodes the following:
- a CDS encoding (2Fe-2S) ferredoxin domain-containing protein, producing MPPPFQSHVFVCTNRRPEGNPKGCCASKGAEEVRAAFKEELDKRGLKGRMRANAAGCLDTCAFGVSVVIYPEGTWYGGVKVEDVPEIVEQHLMQGKPVERLVMPFSRKNKPGA